From the Methanobrevibacter sp. TMH8 genome, one window contains:
- a CDS encoding TipAS antibiotic-recognition domain-containing protein, with translation MDENNQKKYKKDTINRYGRKSFKKANRSIKKMSSAEWENYQTNLNNLIQEIADSMDNNSYDSKKVQKLITKHFKLVGTLNPTTKESYIELANLYKEHEDFVVFFNNYNEGLSEFLSKAMIYFAREDSRK, from the coding sequence ATGGATGAAAATAATCAAAAAAAGTATAAAAAAGATACAATCAATAGATATGGTAGAAAATCATTTAAAAAAGCTAATAGAAGTATTAAAAAAATGAGTTCTGCAGAATGGGAGAATTATCAAACTAATTTAAATAATTTGATTCAAGAAATAGCTGATTCAATGGATAATAATAGTTATGATTCAAAAAAAGTTCAAAAACTGATTACAAAACATTTTAAATTGGTAGGAACATTAAATCCAACAACCAAAGAATCTTATATTGAGTTAGCCAATTTATACAAGGAACATGAAGATTTTGTAGTGTTTTTTAATAATTATAATGAAGGACTTTCTGAATTTTTATCTAAAGCTATGATTTATTTTGCAAGAGAAGATTCTAGAAAGTAA
- a CDS encoding flavodoxin family protein has translation MKILGFSGSPNKNGSTATLINKVLNRAEENNHDTTFYSLNDLNINPCQDCGYCKENEGCDLDDHMNQINTEIENSDLIVVGSPIYYGEVSAQTKLFTDRFFSVFNSKTRSFDGKKAILIYTQGNPDPKTYESYSEHQKTYLYNFMGFDVVNTLLAAGVHSKEELLEKEEIIKEADNIAMRI, from the coding sequence ATGAAGATTCTTGGTTTTTCAGGAAGCCCAAATAAAAATGGAAGTACAGCTACATTAATTAATAAAGTATTAAATAGAGCAGAAGAAAACAATCATGACACAACATTTTATTCTCTAAATGATTTAAATATAAATCCCTGTCAAGACTGTGGATACTGTAAAGAGAATGAAGGATGTGATTTAGACGATCATATGAATCAAATCAACACAGAAATTGAAAACTCAGATTTAATTGTTGTTGGATCTCCAATTTATTATGGTGAAGTTTCAGCTCAAACTAAATTATTTACTGACAGGTTTTTTAGTGTATTTAATAGTAAAACAAGAAGTTTTGATGGTAAAAAAGCTATATTGATTTATACACAAGGAAATCCAGATCCAAAAACTTATGAATCTTATAGTGAACATCAAAAAACATATCTGTATAACTTTATGGGCTTTGATGTAGTAAACACTTTATTAGCTGCAGGAGTTCATTCAAAAGAAGAATTACTTGAAAAAGAAGAGATAATTAAAGAAGCAGACAATATTGCTATGAGAATT